Proteins encoded together in one Impatiens glandulifera chromosome 1, dImpGla2.1, whole genome shotgun sequence window:
- the LOC124926674 gene encoding subtilisin-like protease SBT5.4 → MDCQIPVCLVGFCFLSSFLLASASSAVKQPYVVYMGAHNHGEYDHMDDVGIEVKNSHRQFLSSFLSSKENADDGIINSYTKHINGFTALLDENQAAKVAKYPKVVSVFLNKARPLHTTHSWDFMNLEKVDNDIQVAVDSNSLWRKAKYGEDVIIANIDTGVWPESKSFSDDGYGPIPSRWKGFCQNNTSVGVPCNKKLIGARYFNKAYKSDKHSLPPSMISARDFHGHGSHTLSTAGGNFVQNASIFGVGNGTAKGGSPRARVASYKVCWPMTTNESENGPMCNDGDILEAMDAAIHDGVDVISISAGGKEIDHMTNAISIGGFHAVKKGIVVVVTAGNKGAKGNWTVQNLSPWLFTVAASSTDRQFQAIIKLGNGQTFVGASVSKSLPKDDMYPIISAADAAAKDVSPSDALLCKDESLDPKKVKGKLLVCLNDKSSISIEKGFVAAEVGAVGMILCNDKSIGNRIREDPHFLPTSNVNYTDGLAIFEYIKSNKNPTGHISATKVKLDVEPSPSMAFFSSKGPNKLTPGILKPDITAPGVGIIAAHTGSKSASGEEFDKRTTEYIMKSGTSMACPHVSGVIGLLRKLHPDWSPAAIKSALMTTATTRDNTGKSMLDADLKTATPFHYGAGHIRPNRANDPGLVYDLSIVDHLNFLCAHGYNETLVRHFSGISDHTCSKNASLLDYNYPSITIPDLSKPVIVTRTLKNVGQPGTYVARVRTPHGISVSVNPSALNFSRIGEEKKFKMKIEKEEGVKITMEFVHGELLWFDKHDHKVRSPLVFGFGLKPPSPRDED, encoded by the exons ATGGATTGCCAAATCCCTGTGTGCCTCGTTGGCTTTTGTTTTCTTTCATCCTTTTTATTGGCTTCGGCTTCCTCCGCAGTCAAACAA CCTTATGTAGTCTATATGGGAGCACACAACCATGGAGAATATGACCACATGGACGATGTTGGCATAGAGGTTAAGAATTCTCATCGCCAATTTCTCTCGTCTTTTCTCTCTAg TAAAGAGAATGCTGACGATGGTATCATTAACTCGTACACAAAACATATCAATGGTTTCACAGCCTTACTGGACGAAAACCAAGCAGCAAAAGTTGCAA AATATCCAAAGGTTGTATCTGTTTTCTTAAACAAAGCAAGACCTTTGCACACTACACATTCATGGGATTTCATGAATCTTGAGAAAGTGGATAATGACATTCAAGTCGCTGTTGATTCTAATTCTCTATGGCGTAAAGCAAAATATGGCGAAGATGTCATCATCGCAAATATAGACACAg gaGTTTGGCCTGAGTCAAAGAGTTTCTCAGACGATGGTTATGGTCCTATTCCGTCACGTTGGAAGGgattttgtcaaaataatactAGCGTCGGAGTTCCATGTAACAA GAAACTCATTGGGGCGAGGTACTTCAACAAAGCTTACAAATCGGACAAACATAGTTTGCCCCCATCAATGATCTCCGCCCGCGATTTTCATGGTCATGGTTCCCATACTCTCTCAACCGCAGGGGGAAACTTTGTCCAGAACGCAAGTATCTTTGGAGTGGGTAATGGCACCGCGAAGGGCGGCTCCCCAAGGGCTCGAGTGGCTTCCTATAAGGTGTGTTGGCCTATGACGACAAACGAATCAGAAAATGGCCCCATGTGCAACGACGGAGACATCTTGGAGGCAATGGATGCAGCCATACACGACGGCGTAGATGTCATCTCCATCTCGGCCGGTGGAAAGGAGATCGACCACATGACAAATGCTATTAGTATTGGCGGTTTTCACGCTGTGAAGAAAGGTATAGTAGTGGTTGTAACTGCAGGTAACAAAGGGGCCAAGGGTAATTGGACCGTTCAGAACCTTTCTCCGTGGCTATTTACGGTCGCAGCCAGCTCTACTGATCGCCAATTCCAAGCTATAATTAAACTCGGCAATGGACAAACCTTCgtg ggAGCAAGTGTGAGCAAGTCTTTACCGAAAGATGACATGTACCCGATTATTTCAGCAGCGGATGCCGCTGCTAAGGATGTCTCTCCTTCGGACGC TTTGCTGTGTAAGGATGAGAGCTTAGACCCAAAGAAGGTGAAGGGTAAATTGTTGGTCTGCCTCAATGATAAGAGTTCAATATCAATAGAAAAGGGCTTTGTGGCTGCTGAAGTTGGAGCCGTTGGTATGATTCTTTGTAATGATAAATCCATTGGGAATCGTATTAGAGAGGACCCTCATTTTCTACCAACTTCAAATGTTAACTACACTGATGGTCTTGCGATTTTTGAATATATCAAATCCAACAA AAACCCTACCGGACATATATCAGCAACAAAGGTAAAACTTGACGTGGAACCTTCTCCATCCATGGCTTTTTTCTCCTCCAAGGGTCCCAACAAATTAACACCCGGAATTCTCAAG CCTGACATAACAGCTCCGGGAGTGGGCATCATAGCAGCCCATACCGGATCGAAGAGCGCAAGTGGGGAAGAATTTGACAAACGGACGACTGAATACATCATGAAATCTGGTACTTCTATGGCGTGTCCTCATGTTTCTGGAGTAATCGGACTTCTTAGGAAGCTTCATCCTGATTGGAGCCCAGCCGCCATTAAATCTGCTCTTATGACAACAG CTACGACAAGAGACAATACGGGCAAGTCCATGCTCGATGCAGACTTAAAAACGGCGACGCCTTTCCACTATGGAGCTGGGCACATACGTCCAAACCGCGCCAATGATCCTGGCTTGGTTTATGACTTGAGCATCGTTGACCATTTGAACTTCCTTTGCGCGCATGGATACAATGAAACCCTAGTTCGTCATTTCTCCGGAATTTCTGATCACACATGTTCTAAGAATGCAAGCCTTCTTGACTATAACTACCCTTCAATTACCATTCCCGACTTGTCCAAACCGGTCATCGTAACACGGACTCTCAAGAATGTCGGTCAACCAGGAACTTATGTGGCCCGGGTTCGTACACCGCATGGAATATCGGTGAGTGTGAATCCGTCTGCTCTTAATTTCTCGAGGATTGGAGAAGAAAAGAAGTTTAAGATGAAGATTGAGAAAGAGGAGGGTGTTAAGATAACCATGGAGTTTGTGCATGGAGAGCTTTTGTGGTTTGACAAACATGATCACAAGGTGAGGAGTCCACTAGTTTTCGGATTTGGCCTTAAACCCCCATCACCAAGAGATGAAGATTAA